A genomic segment from Calderihabitans maritimus encodes:
- a CDS encoding response regulator transcription factor encodes MKACILVIDDDPKITSLLRRSLLYEGYEVIVANDGETGLKLAAERNPDLVILDIMMPGLDGWEVCRRLRAWSKVPILMLTAKDEVSDRVKGLDIGADDYLVKPFALAELTARIRALLRRRLNMEDSQILRYADLVVDLKTREVYRGDRPIRLTAKEFELLTLLLRHPRQVLSRDLIMDRVWGFDYDGESNVLEVYIGMLRQKLEEKGEKRLIHTVRGVGYVLKEQE; translated from the coding sequence ATGAAGGCCTGTATTTTAGTTATTGACGATGACCCCAAAATTACTTCTTTGCTGCGCCGCAGCCTCTTGTATGAAGGTTATGAGGTAATAGTGGCCAATGATGGAGAGACTGGTCTGAAATTAGCGGCGGAACGGAACCCGGATCTGGTTATCCTCGATATCATGATGCCGGGTCTTGACGGCTGGGAGGTCTGTCGTCGTCTGAGGGCCTGGAGCAAAGTTCCTATTCTTATGCTGACAGCCAAGGATGAAGTGAGTGACCGGGTTAAAGGACTTGACATAGGAGCTGACGACTATTTAGTAAAGCCTTTTGCCCTGGCGGAGCTCACGGCTCGGATAAGGGCGCTGCTGCGGCGCCGCTTGAATATGGAAGATAGTCAGATTCTGCGTTACGCAGACCTTGTAGTCGACCTCAAGACGCGGGAAGTCTACCGGGGAGATAGACCGATACGCTTAACAGCAAAGGAATTTGAGTTACTCACCCTTTTATTGCGGCACCCCCGGCAGGTACTCTCCCGCGACTTGATTATGGACCGTGTGTGGGGTTTTGACTATGACGGGGAATCCAATGTGCTGGAAGTATATATTGGAATGCTTCGCCAAAAATTGGAGGAAAAAGGGGAAAAAAGATTAATTCATACCGTAAGAGGAGTAGGATATGTCCTCAAGGAGCAGGAGTGA